The Salvia splendens isolate huo1 chromosome 20, SspV2, whole genome shotgun sequence nucleotide sequence tcaactcaactcaactcaactcaactccTGCATATATTTCTCAATCCGTCTCTGTTTCTGAGAAAAAAAGGGCGAAGCAAAATGGAGCTCAAAGTCTACTGTGATCGGATGTCCCAGCCATCACGAGCAATTCTCATCTTCTGCAAGTAAGATTTCCCTTATTCTTCACTGTCGCACACATTGTCTGTTTATGATTCTTATGTGTTGTTTTTCTAGGGAAAATAATGCAGAATTTGAGGAGGTTACGGTCGAGATCGGTAAGGGCCAACACCGCACCCCTGAATTTGCAGGTTAATTAATTACGTGTCTCtaaatttttttcttcataaaTATGTCATGATAATCAGCTGATTTGGTGTTTTTAATTGGGGGTTTTGGTCTTTTGTTTCACAAATTACAGAAGTGAATCCTATGAAACAAGTTCCAGCTGTCATCCATGGTGATTTCAAGCTTTTTGAGAGGTACTtgatcattaattttttttatacaattttatgCAAATGTTATTCCTGGTTCCGTTTAAGTTTAGCTCAGTTAGATGCTAATCTCTTTAATGTGAACCCTAATGAATGTTAATTTAATCTTATTATTCGAAATTGTTACTCACTTTTTTGTTTACTGCAGCCATGCCATACTTATTTATCTGGCTTCAACAATTCCTGGGGTTGCTGATCACTGGTATGTTCTGCTTCTCTGCTTGCACCCATTCTCTTTCTCAGAATTTCCCTTTCAGGATCAGCTTATGTTATCTACTTCATTATCGTTTGTATCGTTGCTTATGTTATATCTACGAAACAATGTGTGACATAACTCGCGGTGCAGGTACCCAGCTGATGTACGCGAGAGAGCAAAGGTCCATTCGGTGCTGGATTGGCACCACACGAATTTGCGCCGTGGCTCAGGTGATGTGTACATCTACATCTAGAGATATTATTAATCTAATTTAAAGTAGTTTTGTTGGTCAGTGAACACTATGATAGGAGTTGCGTAAAAGCAGGAAAGGCATGGTTGTGGTAGTCCTAATATCATTTGTATCGTTGTTCAACTGTGTTCCGATCCACCATATCCTCTTAAGCGTTTGTACTGTAAAGCCATGGATGGTcctatagtactccataaagcTTAACTTTTGTGTTAATTCTTTCAGTTGGATATCTCTTGAATACCGTCTTTGCAGTAGCGTTTGGCATGCCTGGGGACCCGAAAGCAGCAGCTGAAGGTGAAAAGCTTCTTTCGGCATCTCTTGCAAGAATTGAGTCATTCTGGCTTCAAGGAGGACCATTTTTGCTTGGGAATTCAAAGCCAACAATTGCTGATCTAGCTTTAGCTTGTGAAGTCACACAACTTGAGGTAAGTCTATGCCCTGCTTTCAAATTTGATGAGAAAATAGTCGTTTAGATGAGATGATATCTGACTTGCTTTCCCCAATGCGGATTCAGGTTGCAGATGAGAAGGACCAAGACCGTATTCTGAAACCCCACACGAAAATCGTGAAGTGGATCGAGGTTGTGAAGAGCGCAACCGCCCCTCATTTTGAGGAAATTCATGCAGCAATCCGTTCAGCCAGAGAGCCCCTAAAGAAACTGAAGGCCCAGGCAGGTCACAAATCGGAGTGAAGCGTTCCATTTCCATATGTGTGAGGTAACAATAAATAAGGGAAAGTGCTGAACATCTCCATCACTTGATCTACTTTACATGTGTGATATCAACTCTTATCTTATCTGCTACTTATAGTAGCAGAAAAATCTCAAGATTACTAGGTACAGAttgacaatataaaaaaacTCTTAAGATCTTGTACTTTATTTAACACTTAATCTCACTGAGAGTTCCAAGTCAATATTATACTACACCAGTCCCATCAATTAGCTAAGATAAACAAACTTTGGACTGATAATACAACTTTTTACGATAGATTCTCCAAACTATTTAGGATGCACGAAAGATTTTCTATGACTATTGATCCACACAGATTATACACATTTTAGGGGTTAGTTTTAGCTTGATTTGATTGAATATTCCATGATTTTAGTATGTTTTTGTCTAAATATCTATCAATTGGTTGGTATGATTTTAGTATGAGTCCATCTTCTAATCTAGCCTTCAGTATAGGAGTGGTTCACACaattattaatagtagtatttggTAAAATAAACCAGAGTAATAATAAAGGCTAACCATGGGTCAAAAATAACTTATTCTTATAAAATAGGAGTATGAAATAAGATTTTATATAATTCAAGCATCTCAAAACATGCTCCTCTCTCTTAGTCTAAGCTAGTAAGTATTGATTTAGTAATTTCTTTGTTGTTGATTGCCTCAATGTAGCTTCTTGGCTCACTGTAATTTACCTTCTTAGCAGTCAATAAGGTAAAGACTTTgcccataaaaaaataaaataaaataatgtatagactaaaattcaaaattggaTGTTTATATTAACTCAAAAATACTTTTTTAGTACTACACATGAAGTCAATAGTTTATGATTCCAAACAATATAAATCGGCCCAGTTTTAACTATTCTAACaaaaattaatgattaaataaattttggccaaattatttttataaaataaattgcattcaaattataaataaatcagaAAATCCACCGATTCCAATTCCATTACCTAAATTTTGCAAATTCTTTCTATAAGAAATCGCCATGGCTAACACCAATATCCATATCTTCCACATTTAGCCAACGAAGATGCAAAATCTGTTTCTATGTATTAGCTGCTTATTGCAAAGATCAGAATAGCCTTCTTCCCACAGAAAGTAGGAGAGTATCATGTAGCAAATGCACAAGCCGCATATGACTATGCTATTTATACACGTATATCCATGCTGGTTTCTGGCAACGAACCAGTAAAGCTAAAAACTAAAGACACGTATACCACCTTCGGATCTTGTACTGTACCTACGAGCTTGCACCAAAAACTTGAATCCTTTCTTCAATCGGAATCCCACAATATGCACATGTATCTTTACCTTTCTTTCCATAGTTTCCGTTACAGTTTGCACAGATCACCTGATGAGTGCAAGGAAGAAAAACAACAGAAACTTCATGTCTCGTGCAAATCACGCATACCCTATCACATCTGACCTTCTTTTTTGAACAGTCTTGCAGTATATAAGCTTCTGTCCAAAAATCATTTTCCACCTCTGTTAACTGTGCCGACTCTTTAAGGCGATCACATTCTTGCTCAAGGCGCTGGAGATCATCTTTGTGGCGCTGGaaatttatctttttctttcgGCGCAGATCCTCAAGCCTTGTTTTGTTATTAGCCTTAGAAGCTTCTTTAAGGTGCCGCTCATTCTCCAGCTGTGTGAAAACTAGTTCTTTAGCCTGCTGCTCCTGCCTCCACTTTGCCTTTAATATGGAAGTTCAAATACACATAATTAGTAAGCCCAAGTTTACTGTTAATGGGGTAATGAGCTACAGCTCTCCaggtaagagaaaataaatagcAACTCATTCGGAAAAGGGCTTTCGTTAAACAAGTTATCTACCCACATACTTGAATGTGGTATAGCATAACCACGACGTAGAGCAGATTGAATTTAGCATAAAATGCAATCTAATGTAAGATGCATAACCGTGATGGCTCATAAATGTTCTCAAAATAGGCACCAACGGTCCTTATCCCAATGCGTCCAATGCCAAACTGCAGTCTGCAGTTACATACTACTATGAGCAGATGACATTATGTCTGCACACATTGTCACATGTATGCATGCTTATATGTTACTAATATTTCTCAATGGATATACGTGATCAAATCATTACATTCGGACATTATAAAGCATCATCTATTGTCATGTTCAAGCATGTTGAAGGAAATTAAATGCCTGAACAAATTTGCCTGTATAGGTACATCCAAAATAAAAGATACACCTTTAATAAATAGACCAAAGGAATGCCTTTGTACGTGAAGGCCTTCATAAGCACTCGCAGACAACAAGATGATTCCAACCTAATAGTTATGCAAATATTTATATACCGGTCACATAAAAGGATCGCAGAGTAAAGTAATTTGTATGAACAGCTCTTTTCAGTACACATACCTCAGTTTCCTTTGTGGCTGCCTCGACCTGAGCCAGTTCCTCCTGTAACTCTGAGATCTTCTGTTTCGCTGCGGCAATATCTTCCTGCATCTTAGTTTTCTGCTTCTCCCATGCCAGAAGCCTCTTAAGGCACCTTTTCTCCCTCTTCTCTACTTCCAAACAGGATGAGACCGATTCAGATGCGCTTAGTTTAGATGCTTCCATCTCTGCTCTAATTTCTGCATTTTTTGTCTCAAGCTTCTTAACAAGACCATTTAGATCATCTACTTGATCATTAGCCATCTTTACAGCATTCTCCATGTCAGTGACCTTTTCCAGGGTAGTATCATCAAGCGTTTTCCTGCCCTTTTTCAGGCGCCGAGTCTCCTCTCTCTCCATTCTCAACTTCCTCAGTTCAGTGAAATCACAACTGAGCTTTTTTGCAGCTTGGATCGCCTTCTGGTGAGCCCACTCTTTACGTTCCTTCACCTGTTTCTTTAAGTACGTAATCTGATAGACCAAAATAAGGATGATGAAATCTTGTTCATCCAATGGTACTTGTCCAGTGTTCTTCTCATCACAATTGAAGTTCCGAAACTTACTCACTGCCGAGTTAACCACATCTTGAGTCTTGGCACACTGGGGCTCGACACTGTTCCCATCTGGAACTGCAGCCGCCGTACCACACCCACCAGATAAAGAACCAGGACAGGCTTGTGATTGGCTCTGAAACCGCTTCGGAATTCCCCCAAATCCTGCAGCAAACATCATAACGTCCCTCTTCAACATGCACTTCATTAACGGACTGAGGTTAAATCTCTTTGGACACTCAATCTCTCTCTGCAAAGCTATTTCCATTGCACTTGCATTACCAACAAGGACAACACTCATCAGTATACTCCACAATGCATCATCCTTGGTCAGATGGGGCTTTTCTCGTTGCAAGAAAGAAACCAATCCCATAAGCGAATACTCCCGCAGCTGCCTCAAGTCTGTAAACGAAGGCACCGGATCCCCCGAAATCCAATTAATGCAGCCACTATGCAGATAAGCCAAAGAATTGCGCAAAATGTTATTCAAAACATCCATTTCACCATAACAATGCCCATTCCTTAAGATTGCATTGAGTGCCTCCTCCTCAACATAACCAAATTCAACAAGCTTATTTATCGCCAGATTATACAAAAACTCCAAACTCGTGAGCAGCAACTCCTCTAACTGTTCCTCTGTAAGGTGCCACCAACCCTTATCCTCAAACACAGAACTCGACATTGGTGCATTCAAATTACTGATGTGTTTGTCTCTTACAATCGATCAAATTAACAAGAAATTCAAGCTGCtgaaatgaaaatgaagaatGAATAAGTAATCAGCTACACTAATAGACGTAAAGAGACGAGGGCATAAGAAAAAAAGATGAGGGAAAATCGGAAGGTTACCGACAAATTGATGATTCCGGCGATCAATTAGCGTGTTTGAGATTTCTTGATTGGCGGTAAGCTTTAGGAGAATGCCCTGACAGAAAGTTACCGATAAAATGATGATTCCGGCGATCAAAATTGGAGTGTTTGAGATTTCTTGAATGGCGGTTGTGGTGGAGAACTGGAGAATATGCACAATACAGTAAGCTTTAGGAGCAGCTGCCAAAATGGGTGGGCTTTTGCCGGATACGGGTCTGGATCCGAATGAGACGAGCTCGGGATGGGTTGAAAACCGTCGAATTGCCACCGTGATGCAAGTGTAGTTTGGTCACCACAGCATcgacacacaaaatatacgtTGTTGGCGGGAAGCAACATTTTTCATTGCAAATTATTGtgttaattttttaatcattttgtAAATAGTGACTACAAAAATAGTCCTTCGATTATGGTTTATCTCttccctggactttaaaaatatcgtcagacatccATTGATTAATggtttatttcaaaaatagtcattttgattatttttaatcTGAAAATGCCATTTTGGGCTGCTAGGCAATTTTAtcttttcacatttttaacttttttaaaTCTGATGTTATTTCAATGAGGtacatattatttttaaattattttcttattttttttttcatccttcactttgtttctttatttcaatattaaatttaatattataaaattaaatttaaaatttagaattttaaatactaataaattatttttaattaaaattattaatttaggTAGAATTTTGAATGATGTTTCTTTTATTCTAAATGATACTTCTCAAGATTCATTTTTTCACACCGCCCATTTCTTAAACCATATTAATTTTCACACCGGCGATCATCAAGGAGCTCGCCAACACCGGCATCGGAATAGTCATCGGAATATGAGTACAAACCTcaacttataaatattaatttcatcAAGGCGCTCGCCAATACATAAATtggtaattttaattaaaaatgatttattggtatttaaaaattttaattttaaatttaattttataaaattaaatctaatattgaaataaagaaataaagtgaCGGATGTAAAAAGGAAATAGGAAgataatttgaaaataatatcagatttagtatatcattaaaataatatcatattgaaaaagttaaaaatgtgAAAAGTTAAAATTGCCCAGCAACCCAAAGCACATTAAAAATAACCAAAAGGAtcatttttgaaataaaacCTTAGTTCATAAATGTTTGGCGATAGTTTTAAAGCCCATGGactatgagcgagataaacTCATAGGTTATGAACCaattttgtagttcactcttttgtAAAACCTTTTTGCAAAAGGTTGCACCATATATTAGTTTTACTTGTATACATTAGTTTTAAAAGAtatatgagtggaatgagttagtagaatgtgagatctttttaccatttatggtaattataaactaagactcctattcgcggacggatcaAAATGGAAAACCATGATTCCTATTcggagatagagagagtacaTGCCTATTTAATTCAGAATGCGTGTGTGATTTAGGTGTGTGGTGGCACTTGGAAACTAAGAATTCTTATTTCTTGCCAATGATTCAGTTTTCTCTTTCTTAATTTCTGAAAATTACCTAAAATAAATTAACTTTTGTCTAGTGACATTATTCTCTTTGATGTACATAAATTTGAATGTTAATACTCCCCCCTCCTAAATTAAGCAAAAGGTTTCATTTTTGAAcctgttttgaaaaaataatgataaatagttaaaatgaagaCAAAATTAAGTAAGATAGAATGATAAGTAGCCCTACAGAATATGTACTTTGAGttcgatacgagttttaatgtaaaattgataaattaagagagaggtagagataaaaaagtaatcaaagtattattagtggagaatgagtctcacttgagaaaataatttctaaaattaaaaagtggatattcttgtaggacggactaaaatgaaaatggTGCATGTTTTTGTGGGACAAAGAGAGTAATACACAAGAGTATAAAATTGAGACTCATagtccactaattttttcaaactCATTTTCCTTTACTTTTCTAAATCTGATGTCGTTggacaattattgagggacgAATAAGTATATTGTATATACAGTATACAATGCTCATCCGCCCTTAAGTCGATAAGGGCGTGGCTATGGTCGGGAGCATCGTCAACCCACCTATAATCTTAATTGGCGGACGATGCATGACATTGTGGATGCGGGCTGGAGCTCAAAATCTTTTGTCTCGAACATTCATTAGTCCACATCAACACACCCATAAGTGTCCAACACTAGTTGCTGTCAAAACCTTTGTATCACCTCCATTTTTACACGGATTTTGCCATCAATTACAATTTAGAACACTCTTGCTTCAATTCTGTTAATTTCCCGTCGAATCATCTGTTTCCCCATGCGGGTTCCACCGCCATGAGCCGCCGCCTCACCGCCGCCCTAACCTCCTTCATTGTCATCCTGCTTTCCTACCATGCCTACCGTTTCCCCAATCGCAACCCAATTTCCACTCCCTCACTCCCCCCTCCGGCAAATTCAACCGCCACCAACCACATCATCCGATTTCTCCGATACAACAACGCTCACGAACTTAGGGCTTATCTCGAGCGCCAAGTCAAATGCAGCGGCTGGAATTGGGTGGAGCGCCGCAACCCGGCGGCCAGCTTCCCCACGGATTTCGCCCTCGTCGCGATCGAGGACCACCGCCGGGACTTTTTGATTGGGGAATTTGGGAAATTGGAGCTGGTGAAGGATGTTTCCTTGGACTTGAGCTACCAAAGGGTGGTTCTCAGTGCTCACGAGGAAATTGGCGCTGGCGCCTTTGTGgatgggaagaagaagaagaggcccGGTAAAATTTTCACTTCCATGTCGTTTACCGAGCGGGAGAATTCCGCCCCGGCAAATGCTAGCTGGAGGAGGAGTCTGATGATGCAGGTCGCCCTTGCCTTTTCTTGTTTCTTAGTAGTTAGTTGtgatttaaaattgaataattagGGGTTTGGTTTAACTGGAAGAACATTAcgaatcaattttatttttcataccTGTAATCAAAATTACTATGTTAAGGTACAATCCACTCTGTCATCCTGCGATTGATCTTGAAATTGAAATCCTTGAATACATTTAATCCGTAAAATTGAAGAAAGGAAGAAAGATCATTCAAACTAGCAACATCTTAAACGCTTACAGCTCTGTAGAGTTCTTTTTCTGTCATTGAGATCATAACCCATAGGCTTCTAAAAGAAAGTATGATTTGCTTAAACTTGTACAATTATATAGGTCATTTACTGCATTAGTATTTGTGTGTGTGGAGGGGCAGACACTATTAATTGGTGGTTAGATTTTCTTGCTTAAAGAGCTCACAAAATTTGTTGCCTGTATAGGTTTAGCctatttttagttttatgtgGACTGTGAGCAGTAATATTGCAAATTGTTTCTGCTCTCTTGGACTAACATGCATGATGCATGTCAGGGCTTTCACTGTGAACTTATTTTCCATCATAGTTTTCCTCTTTTGTTGCAGAAATCTCAGGTTACCTCCTTGTTTGGAGCAGATGCTCTCTGGTCGAAGGGTTATACTGGAGCTAAAGTGAAGATGGCTATTTTTGATACTGGGATCCGTGCAAATCATCCACATTTTCGTAAAATCAAGGTGAATTTTATGGCTGATAGGAATATCTTTGTCAGTGTTCTGTTCTTTTTTGCCTTTGTCTTCTGGTAAATTTTTCTATTATCAGGAGCGCACAAattggaccaatgaagatgcacTAAATGACAATCTTGGGCATGGTACATTTGTGGCTGGCGTTATTGCTGGTCAGGATGAAGAGTGTCTTGGTTTTGCCCCAGACACTGAGATCTATGCTTTTAGGGTGTTTACTGATGCACAGGTAAAACttattgttatatatatatatatatatatatatatatatatatatatatatatatatatatatatagagttgtgatcaatgtcgaaccaattttaaagaccgaactagagaccaaatctgggccattagatctagtttttttatgagttgtgctgctgtgtaaatttttcggtcttcattacaagcccattttacttcattgtataggtttattacttcattccgtacgtaataccttgaaactacaacatatttttactttcttctagtaggttttgaaatgattcaacatatgtttcatttgaattcattgacctgagtttttgctttatttacattaaaaaatgcaatttattcaagtgcgtttattacttcattcagaaacgttattacttcattggataaggtttttacttcattccagtaggacttcaaatgcttctacacatacttcattctaataatttattacatcattccatgtgtttattataccatatcagcgttgtggcagTGGTGaaagatattgtagagagaaagaatggCACGCGACGgtgaaaccgcatttacgtactggaatgaagtaataatcatactggaatgaagtaaaaacctactggaatgaagttaaatcttcgtaacatgttagtatgacttatttaccttcggatgaattaaaataggctcgtgatgaaggcgaaaataattgataaatttgtatctctcatccataaaaaactagatctaaaaaccctaatttggtatggttcggtggttcggtctttaagagtggatttgtgaataatgggactctatatatatatatatatatatatatatatatatatatatatatatatatatatatcgtgGAGTAATATAATTCTTATAGTGCATACTACTTCCTAGTTGGGGCCAATAGTTCTAGGGTAATTGATAAGCCCAACCAGAGTAAATGTTCTATTGGCTTGGCTATAATTTCTTGTATACATAACAGTGAGTACTCTTAGTGCACAAATGATTATTTTGTGAATATATCatcattatttaatatttatgcaATGATTACATGCTAATTGCTAAAGTAGGCCAATGTGAGTGCTAATGTACAACATTAAGTCAACGATCCAAATCAAGGCTGTTCAATGTTTAAAATAAGAATATATATTGGCCAATGTAGATCATGTGATAAGGCAGTGGCAATCTCCTACACATATTCCTTGTCTGGTTTAGTAAGTTTATGAGAAACTTCTTCTCAGCTTATTGCAGGTTTCTTACACGTCATGGTTTCTTGATGCATTCAATTATGCTATTGCAACCAAGATGGATGTTTTGAATTTGAGCATCGGTGGACCTGATTATCTGGACCTCCCATTTGTTGAGAAGGTATACAGATTGTTTCATTACTTCATTTGACCATAATTAACTTTAAATATGTTGCCTTTCCATtttattgtttccccttcctttggTTTTATAATTATTGAGCTACTAAATTGTGCCCTTAGTCCCTACATCTTGCAGACAATGCCTCTTTACTTCTAGTTCTAGCCAAGAGACTGCACCCCTTTTTTAAATTAAGGCTACTACTACTAAGGAAGGGAACTCAAGATATTTGATACCCCTCACTTATAAATCTACTGGAGGTAGAATGTATTAGGGATTCAACCCTAAATGTTGATTGAATGTTTGTTAATCAGCATCAAGTCATCAACGAGTAAACATGTGTGGGCAAACATCAGTTGAGTTTCTGAGTTTTCACTGTATTAATTGCTtggcattttatttttattagtgtaaATTTCGAAACGTCTAGGGTTAGACTGCATGATCTAAAATTCAAGTAACCTTATCAAGTATAGGAGTTAAATTGTGCTCTATGGTgtcaaatatttttggatttgcTGAGGCATTGCGTGAAACTCTAATTTTCTCTTTCCATGCAAATATGTTTCTTGTTAAGGAAACCCATTTGATTTCTCAACTCAATCTTACCATGATTACAGTTTATCACAAATTTAGATACAGTCATCCTAAAAATGCAACTTTCTTCTATGCACCTATTTTTGCTAGGTCTGGGAAATTACAGCGAACAATATTATTATGGTATCAGCGATTGGAAATGACGGACCACTTTATGGAACTCTGAACAATCCTGCAGATCAAAGTGATGTTATTGGTGTTGGCGGCATTGATTACAGTGATCACATAGCATCTTTTTCATCACGTGGCATGAGCACTTGGGAGATTCCTCATGGGTACTGTATACTATAACTAATATTTATCTGTATATGCCGATCTTTGCTTCTTCTGTTTATTTCCTCTTGGTTGCAAGACAGTTAGCTGACATGTTAATTGTTAGGTAATTTGAATAATTGGTTGATATCGTTTTAATCTTTAGTCTATTGAAAATTTTGTTCCGCTACATATGCATCCTAACACGCATGATTATGAATTTCAGAATGCtgttatttttcattattgatGGAGCTGTAGCTTCACTTTAAAACTGAGCTTAGGTTATTGTTTATGGAGTAGTTGGAGGAATTATTTCCACATGACAGTCGTTTTAAACTGCTTCATCCCACTGTTTTGTATCTTTTGTGAAGGAAGATATTCTTTATGAAATAGGAAGACAGAGAAGTCACATCCTTGGAAGTCTAGGCTAGATTACCCTTTTAGATTGGCTCTTGAGTTGTCAGTTCTCTACTTACTCTAGCGTTGGTGTGGTGGAATCTTAATGACTAATAGGTTGAGAGAGAAATGGGTGAAACTTAATCCATTAGTACCAATAGATACCAAGATAAAAAGAAATGCACAAATATTTACACATAATTTTGTACTCTTATTTCTAAATTGTCTGATGACTGATGAGAGAGTACCTTGGATCTTAAAAAAGAGTCTGCTATTTGCATAGTGGTAGTGGACCTGCTTACTTCAAGTCAGTTTATTTTTGCTTGGTACCATAATTGTTTCTCTTGCAGGTATGGTCGTGTGAAGCCTGATGTTGTTGCTTATGGACGTGAGATTATGGGTTCCAAGATTAGTACAGGTTGTAAAAGCTTGTCAGGCACCAGTG carries:
- the LOC121781253 gene encoding MND1-interacting protein 1-like isoform X1, producing MSSSVFEDKGWWHLTEEQLEELLLTSLEFLYNLAINKLVEFGYVEEEALNAILRNGHCYGEMDVLNNILRNSLAYLHSGCINWISGDPVPSFTDLRQLREYSLMGLVSFLQREKPHLTKDDALWSILMSVVLVGNASAMEIALQREIECPKRFNLSPLMKCMLKRDVMMFAAGFGGIPKRFQSQSQACPGSLSGGCGTAAAVPDGNSVEPQCAKTQDVVNSAVSKFRNFNCDEKNTGQVPLDEQDFIILILVYQITYLKKQVKERKEWAHQKAIQAAKKLSCDFTELRKLRMEREETRRLKKGRKTLDDTTLEKVTDMENAVKMANDQVDDLNGLVKKLETKNAEIRAEMEASKLSASESVSSCLEVEKREKRCLKRLLAWEKQKTKMQEDIAAAKQKISELQEELAQVEAATKETEAKWRQEQQAKELVFTQLENERHLKEASKANNKTRLEDLRRKKKINFQRHKDDLQRLEQECDRLKESAQLTEVENDFWTEAYILQDCSKKKVRCDRVCVICTRHEVSVVFLPCTHQVICANCNGNYGKKGKDTCAYCGIPIEERIQVFGASS
- the LOC121781253 gene encoding MND1-interacting protein 1-like isoform X2, translating into MSSSVFEDKGWWHLTEEQLEELLLTSLEFLYNLAINKLVEFGYVEEEALNAILRNGHCYGEMDVLNNILRNSLAYLHSGCINWISGDPVPSFTDLRQLREYSLMGLVSFLQREKPHLTKDDALWSILMSVVLVGNASAMEIALQREIECPKRFNLSPLMKCMLKRDVMMFAAGFGGIPKRFQSQSQACPGSLSGGCGTAAAVPDGNSVEPQCAKTQDVVNSAVSKFRNFNCDEKNTGQVPLDEQDFIILILVYQITYLKKQVKERKEWAHQKAIQAAKKLSCDFTELRKLRMEREETRRLKKGRKTLDDTTLEKVTDMENAVKMANDQVDDLNGLVKKLETKNAEIRAEMEASKLSASESVSSCLEVEKREKRCLKRLLAWEKQKTKMQEDIAAAKQKISELQEELAQVEAATKETEVGIILLSASAYEGLHVQRHSFGLFIKGKVEAGAAG
- the LOC121780631 gene encoding glutathione S-transferase T1-like yields the protein MTMIRFKFERISILSTQLNSTQLLHIFLNPSLFLRKKGRSKMELKVYCDRMSQPSRAILIFCKENNAEFEEVTVEIGKGQHRTPEFAEVNPMKQVPAVIHGDFKLFESHAILIYLASTIPGVADHWYPADVRERAKVHSVLDWHHTNLRRGSVGYLLNTVFAVAFGMPGDPKAAAEGEKLLSASLARIESFWLQGGPFLLGNSKPTIADLALACEVTQLEVADEKDQDRILKPHTKIVKWIEVVKSATAPHFEEIHAAIRSAREPLKKLKAQAGHKSE